One genomic window of Arachis hypogaea cultivar Tifrunner chromosome 8, arahy.Tifrunner.gnm2.J5K5, whole genome shotgun sequence includes the following:
- the LOC114924348 gene encoding uncharacterized protein gives MMFVSDQASKHCRHAVSLYSFGYLIDGIEYRIIHIYKHAYSTKQMSWTCYNSFEADWNHSDKFNTKVQKLGPKYVVNNEIVYWIGLAQDTTSNELYRNQLRVGENNSLTNNLDQSSFTIADRRNLSHSIITDIVAENNIEINSMVNIHHSMKSRKKAMLKETLSTNNRSQLVMTNAKEGVSAKKWNTNQRKVKATEGAKIERSINRTKRPPTFILFGENYHLMGSLIPPKGNTAKFAQMYVFDTDNEVQNRMSILKGESNNIQQEIVRDLKTMLDEHNVLVKAFRMVRESFASKSVSTVKLKLLEKRRKDGRRYNLPSTNEVVALIVGDFDIDKTDWDIVVKTQTEKLKRINQLNPAYLGLQYPLLFPFGEDGYKEDIALNKINRTMEKEDKRGPRYMIQNYQDAMTICKVMGYPDLFITFTCNPNWPELEDFLKNRKLHASDRPDIVCRAFKVKLDHLIKDIRNNKIFGRVVVDILIFLHPNDKYPTGEDIDHIISAEIPDHSEDLEYYEAVEKHMMHGPCGSLKKDSPCMENGQCIRHFPKRFVDNTTVDEDGYPIYRHRDGGKTIKKSGIDLDNRYVVPHNRFLLLKYGAHINVEWCNQSRSIKYLFKYVNKENDRVTASFYRSVSGDADMDEIDEVSMYYDCRYISPCEAAWRIFGYNIHYREPSVVRLGFHLPDEQSVIFQDHEKLDDVARKASVKESMFLGWFQANKEFAEARLLTYVELPTRFVWKAEERAMDTGIFSKK, from the exons ATGATGTTCGTGTCTGATCAGGCCAGCAAGCATTGCCGCCATGCCGTTTCTCTTTATTCATTCGGTTACTTGATTGATGGCATTGAGTATCGCATTATCCACATTTACAAACATGCTTATTCAACCAAGCAGATGTCGTGGACCTGCTACAACTCATTTGAAGCTGATTGGAACCACTCTGACAAGTTTAACACCAAAGTGCAGAAATTAGGCCCCAAGTATGTTGTTAACAATGAAATTGTCTACTGGATAG GTCTTGCTCAGGATACTACATCAAATGAGTTATATAGGAACCAGCTGCGAGTAG GAGAAAATAATTCTCTAACAAATAATCTCGATCAAAGTTCATTCACAATAGCTGATAGAAGAAACTTATCACACAGTATAATAACAGACATAGTTGCTGAGAATAATATAGAGATAAATTCAATGGTTAATATTCATCATAGCATGA AATCGAGAAAGAAGGCCATGCTAAAGGAGACATTGTCAACAAACAATAGAAGTCAATTAGTTATGACCAATGCCAAAGAAG GTGTATCGGCAAAAAAATGGAACACCAATCAAAGGAAGGTGAAGGCAACTGAAG GTGCAAAAATTGAAAGAAGTATTAATCGGACTAAAAGACCACCTACATTTATTCTTTTTGGAGAGAATTATCATTTGATGGGTAGTCTAATACCACCAAAGGGGAATACAGCAAAATTTGCCCAGATGTATGTGTTTGATACTGATAATGAAGTACAGAATCGAATGTCTATTCTCAA GGGGGAAAGCAACAACATCCAACAAGAAATTGTTAGGGATCTAAAGACAATGTTAGATGAGCATAATGTTTTAGTCAAGGCATTCCGTATGGTTCGTGAGTCATTTGCTTCTAAGTCCGTATCAACAGTCAAGCTAAAGCTTTTGGaaaaaagaaggaaggatggTAGACGTTATAATTTACCTTCAACTAATGAGGTGGTAGCGTTGATTGTTGGTGACTTTGACATAGACAAAACTGATTGGGACATTGTGGTTAAAACCCAAACTGAAAAGTTAAAACGCATCAATCAACTTAATCCTGCCTATCTTGGTTTACAATATCCTTTATTATTTCCTTTTGGAGAAGATGGCTACAAAGAGGATATAGCTCTCAATAAGATTAATCGAACAATGGAAAAGGAAGACAAGAG AGGTCCTAGGTACATGATTCAGAATTACCAAGATGCAATGACTATTTGCAAAGTTATGGGGTATCCAGATCTTTTCATTACATTCACATGTAATCCTAACTGGCCTGAGCTTGAAGATTTTTTAAAGAATAGAAAATTACATGCATCTGATCGTCCAGACATAGTTTGTAGGGCTTTCAAGGTCAAATTGGATCATCTCATCAAGGACATCAGAAATAATAAGATCTTTGGAAGAGTTGTTGTAG ACATATTAATTTTCCTTCACCCGAATGACAAGTATCCAACCGGAGAAGACATTGATCACATTATTTCTGCTGAAATTCCGGACCACAGCGAAGACCTGGAATATTATGAAGCTGTTGAGAAACACATGATGCACGGTCCATGTGGTAGTCTTAAAAAAGATTCACCATGCATGGAAAATGGTCAATGTATACGGCACTTTCCTAAAAGATTTGTTGACAACACAACAGTGGATGAAGATGGTTATCCAATTTATAGGCATAGAGATGGTGGGAAGACGATTAAGAAATCCGGAATTGATCTTGACAACCGTTATGTGGTTCCGCATAACAGGTTTTTGTTGTTGAAATATGGAGCACACATTAATGTTGAATGGTGTAACCAATCAAGATCTATAAAATATCTGTTCAAGTATGTTAACAAAGAAAATGACCGTGTAACAGCATCATTTTATAGAAGTGTGTCAGGGGATGCAGACATGGATGAAATAGATGAAGTTAGTATGTACTATGATTGTAGGTATATATCTCCATGTGAAGCCGCATGGAGGATATTTGGATACAATATTCATTACAGAGAACCATCTGTCGTGAGGTTAGGATTTCACTTGCCAGATGAGCAAAGTGTTATATTCCAAGACCATGAAAAATTAGATGATGTTGCTAGAAAGGCATCTGTCAAGGAGTCTATGTTTTTAGGATGGTTTCAGGCAAATAAAGAATTTGCAGAAGCTAGGCTGCTAACATATGTAGAATTGCCTACGAGATTTGTTTGGAAGGCGGAAGAAAGG GCAATGgacacaggtatattttcaaagaaataa